Within Actinosynnema pretiosum, the genomic segment CCTGCCACGCGGCGGTGCTGGAGATCACCGCGGCCATGACGTGTGCGTCCTGGTTGCGCTGCACCGAGATGTTGTTGGTGATCACCGGTACGCCGGTGGCGGCAGCGCTGGCGGGTACCGGCGCCGACGCTGCCGGGGTGGCCAGCCCGCCCGAGGCGAACCGGCGGATCAGGTCGTAGCCCATCAACCGCGCGGTCTCGGCGAGGATGCCGGTCGAACGCGTCGACCCGTTCACCGGGATGTACGCCTCCCGGTGGGTCATCCGGTCCCCGATCACCCGCCAGGTGTTCGGATCGACGAACTGAGCCCACCCGCCGCGCATCGGCGTGAGCGGGTGGATGCCGCCGTCGGCGTAGGCCACGACGGACGGGGCGAGCAGGTTGCCGTCGTGGTTGACCGCCATCGGACCGTTGGGCATGGATTTGCCGCTGGTGTAGATGACCGTGACGTACTTCGTGGCCGGTGCGGTGGCGGCGGCGATCTTCTGATTGAAGTCGGAATCGTTGCCCCGCAACACGATCTCCTTGCCGCCGGGCACGTTGTTGACTTCCAGCCCGACCGCGCGCAACCGCTCGACGGCCTGGTCCGACAGCGTCTCCACCGTGATGCTGCGGCGGTCCGGTACCTGCTCGGCCTGCCACTTGAGCAACTGGAGTTCCAGCGTGGTCTTGTCGACGTCCTGGGCATCGATCAGCGTGACCACCTGGCTGGGGAGCAACCCGTACTGGTTCGCCAGCGCCTCGGCCTCGGCGCGGCCGATGCCCATAGCCTCGGCCGCCGCGTAGAACCCGTCACGTGCGCTGGCGACCTCGGCACCCGCTTTCGCCAGCGCCGTCGTGACGTCCTCGCCCTGCGCCCGCGCCAGCTCGTAGGTTTTCAGCGCGGTGTCAGCGGTGGCATCGCGCAGGTCGGTCAACACGCTGTGCAGCCCGCGGGCGTTCTCCTGCGTCGTGTCCAAGCGTCCCTGCGCGGTCAGCAGCTCCCCGCCCCACCCCTTCGTGCGGTCGACGTTCTCACCGAACTTCTCGGACAACCGAGCCAACTGCTCGTGCATCCTGGACTGCGCGGCCACCAGGTCCACCGAGCCGCCCGAGAGCGCGTCGAGCGCGTTCTTGAGCGCGCGGGCCTTGTCGTCGGCGCTGCCGGTCTCGTCGGCCAGGACGCCCATCGCGGCGGCGAATTCCCTACCGGACGCCGTGCCGTCGACCATCGATGCCCGGCCCTCGCGTAGCGCCTGGTCGAGGTCGCGTTGCTTCTGGTCAGCCTCCTGGTACTGCCGGGCCAGCCCGTCGATCTCACCGAGCAGGTCTTGTGCCGCTTTTCCTTGCTCTGTAAGACTTTTCGTCTCACTGACGACACCGGATTTCCATCCGGTGCTGTTAGTCACCCAGCGGGTCTGCTCCTGAATGATCGAGTTCAACCGGCCGCGCACCCCGTCGAGCGCGTCCGAGTTGCCGAGGGTGGCCTCGGTCAGATCGGACAGGCTGATCCCCGCCGCGCGGGCCGCGTCAGCGACCGTCCGCCCGGACTCGGCGACCTTCTCGGACTGGAGCTGCTGCGCCTGGTGCGCGCGCACCGACTCGGTGATGCGCCCGGAGGACTCGCTCAGCGCAGCCGCGAGCGCGTCCACCGCCGAGCTGTGCTGCCGAGCCCGTTCCGCCGCCGCTTCCTGGCGGCCGGATAGCAGGGACAGCCCCAGCGCCACACCGCCGATGGCCAGGCCCACCGGCCCACCGAGGGCGGACACCAGCGCACCGGTCCCCACCCGCAGCGCGGTGCCGCTGGCCGCAGCGACCCCCGCAGCCGTGCCGAACCGGGTCGCACCAACGGCGGCCTGCTCGAAGCTGCCCCGGACCGCTGCGAGCGCTGGCGAACGCTCGGCGAGCGTGCCCATCGCGGCGGACATGCGCCCGATGGGCTCGCCGGTGGCGGCGGCGCCCGCGCGGATAGCGGCGGTCTGATCGGTGAACGCGCGCGCGCTCTCCACCGCGGGCACGGTGCTGGTGCGGTAGGCGGCCATCGCGGCACCGAGCTTGCCAACCTCCTGGCCGCCGCTCTGCGCGAGAGCCTGCTGGGTGCGCATCTCGCCGCTGAACTGCCGCAGACCGGACAGCACGGTGCTGTCGCCGAGGCGCCCCTGCGCGAGACGGAACGCGCCCAACGCGAGGATGCCGGTCTGCACCGGGCCCGGCAGGTCGTTGAACAGCCCCAGCACAGTGCTCAGTGCCTTGCCCACGGGCACCAGGACGCCCGACAGCGCCTCGACGGCGCCCCCGAGCACCCCGACCACGGTGGACAGGGTGCCGACCACGCCGGTGCCCTCGCCCGATGCGGTGGCCAGCTCGCCTACCTCGCGGGCCACCGGGCGGGCGGCCTGCACGGTGGTGTCCAGCACGCCGGTGAAGTCGTTCCACAGCTCGATGCCGGTGTTCACCGAGGTGTTGAGCGGTTCGAGCGCGCCGGTGCCCAGCGGCCCCAGCACGTCGGACACCGCAGCACCGACGACGTCGGCGCGGGCCTCGATCGCCGCAGCCAACCGAGGTCCGTACAGCTCCCCGGCCGCGACCGTGGTTTCCAGCCGCGAGGCCACCGCCGGGCCCAACTGGTCAAGGCGCGTCGCGGTCGCGCGCACCACGCGCTCCAGCGGTTCGTCAACCGCGTCGTAGATCCCGATCGCAGCGGACTCCAGCTGCGACTGCAACGCGTCCATCGCGCCGCCGAGCCCGGCCGTCTTGGCGGCGGCGACGTCGGCCGCACCGCCCTGCCTACCAACGGCTTCCGCCATGTCATCGAACGCGGTGGCACCGCTGGCCGCGAGTGATGCCGCCACGGTCATGCCCTCGGTGCCGAACGCGGTCGCGGCGGCTGCGGCGAACGACTCCTGCGTCATGCGCTGCTGCGCCTCGGACAGCTGTTCGGTGATCGAGCGCAACCCGACGAACCGACCGGTGGCGTCGAACGCGGTGATACCCAACTCGCCCAGTGCCTTGGACGCGGGGCCGCTCGGGGCGGCGAGACTGGCCAGCATCCCCCGCAGGGACGTACCGGCCTGCTCCCCTCGAATGCCTTGCGTGGCAACGACACCGATAGCCGAGGCCACCTCGTCGATCGACACCCCGACGGACTGCGCCACCGGCCCGACGTACTGGAGGGCGTTCGCCACGTCCATGATCTCGCCGGATGCGGCATTCGCCACGTTGGCCAGCACGTCGGCGACGTGGCTCGCCTGGTCGGCGGCCAAGCCGAATTGGTTCAGTGCGTCGGACTGCACGCCTGCGGCTTCTGCGGCCTCGACCTGCGCGGCGGCGGCCAGTTGCAGAGTGCCGCGCGCGGCGGTCATCGCCTGGTCGATGTCCAGTCCGCCCTTGGCCAGTTCCCGCATGGCGCTGGCGGCGTCGGCGGCGCTGGTCGCCGGGAGCGTGAGGTCGGAGCCGAGTTCGTTGGCCACTTCGGACACGCGGGCCATCTCGAACCCGGTGGCCTCGCTCACCGCGCTGATCTCGTTCAGGGCACCGGTGTACTCGTTGCCGAGCTGGATCGCCTCGGTGAACCCCTTGGCGGCCAGCGCGGTACCTCCCACGATGGCCAGGCCGAGGGTCTTCATGCCACCGGAGACCCGGCTTGCGGACTGGTTCAGGCCGGTGTCGAGGTCTCGTTGCCAGGTGCCGAAATCGGGGCGAATCAGGATGTCGAGCGCGCCGCCGGGCATCGTCACCTCCCCGCGGTGTGCCGTCCTACTGCTGCCGGAGACGACCCGCGAACACGGCGGCCAGGGTGTCGAACCCGTCGGACCCGAGGCCGCCGTCCTGCCCCGTGGTCTCCGGTTCGACGGCGGTGGCGCCGAGTCCAGCAAGGCGCTCGGTGTAGGCGCGGAGCAGTTGCTCGCCGATCGCGGCCGGACGCAGTGCCACCGGGACCACAGGTGCGTGCCTGGGGGGCCGTCGCCCGGCCGTGCGTGCGCGGGCTGCCTTGACTTCGGGGTCGTCCGGGTCAGTGACGCGGTCCGTCCACGCGGTCTCGGCGAGATGGCTGGCCACGTCGACCAGCTGCGCCACGTTCTCCTCCAACAGGCTCCACGCGCCCTCTTGGCGGGCGAGCGCGCTTTCTGGTGGGAGCCCGCGCACGCACGCCAGGAAGTCGGCGACAGGCAGCGTGCTCCAGGCGTTCCGCAGCGACCAGGGGTAGTACCGGGCGAAATCGGCGGTCAGGGCGTCCCACCACGGTCCGAGGACCGTCAGGAGGACGCCGAGCGTCCCCCCTGTTCGTCGACCCCCTCGGCTGCGTCCTGGTCCTCGTCGGCAGGGGTGCGGGTGAGTACCCCGGCGGTGCGCATGATCCGCGCCAAGATCACGTTCATGTGCTCGCGCGGGAGCACGTCGAGCTGGGCGTTTAGCTGCTCGGCGAGCGCGGGTTCGGTGAGCAGCATGGCCAGTGATGCGGCGTCCTGACCCTTGGAGACGGTGTGCCAGTACTCGACGTACTCCTCGGGGGTCAGGTCGCGCCGCACGGCGAAGTCGAGCCCGAACAGCCGCTTGGGTGCCGGGGTGAGCTGGCGGGCGACGACGAGCGCGCCCAGGTCCTCCACATCGGCAGGCTGGGCGCTCTTGCGGGTCGCGGGCATGGCTTTCTCCTTGTTCTGCAATGGTTTCGTGGTCATGCCGCGAGGGGGTTCCAGTTGCTCAGCGGTACTACGGCCTCGGACTCGATGGACGGTGCGAGACAGGTGATCTCGAATTCCCAACCGTCGAGGTCGTCGTCGTTCTTGATCTCTTCGGGGTCCTGGGAGAGTTTCGCCCGTTCGATCCAGAACGCCATCTTGCGACCGCCGGGGCCGCGCAGCTGGAGCAGCAGGGAGAACTCGTCACCCTCGGTGCCACGGTTCCACCGCCACTGACCGGCACCTGCGGTCGTCTCGGTGATGCTGCCGCCGCGCAGCTTGGTGAGGATGGCCGCCTTGGAGTACTGCGAGACGCGGAACCGGATTCGGGTGGTGGTCTGCCCCTCGTGCTCGAAGAACGGGCCCCCGGATTCGTTGTTCCACACGTCGTACGACTTGACGTCCTGGGTGGGGGTGATGTTGAAACCGGCTTTGACGCCGCCGAATGCGGACATCGCGGCCGGGGTGGTGTCGCCGGTGGTCGGGCTGTTGCCGAAGACATCGGCGGGGATGACCGCCCCGCCTGGTCCCCGCCAGGCGTCGCCGTCGACCCACAGCACCGCCTGCGCGGCGTTGGCCTGGGACATGGGATCTCCTGCACTCCCGCACTATGCGGGGCTGAAAGCGTTGTGCTGTAAGGAAAATCAGGTCATTCGTGGAGTTGCAGGCGCAGCTCGGCACGCACGAAAGCGCCGTACAGGGGTGTGCCCGCGCCGCGGGTGGTGTCTGGTGCGTGCGGCTGCGGCCCGTCGACCAGGCGCAGGGAGTAGGTGACGGTCCGCCAGGTGCTCGCGCGCACGGCACCGAGCACGCGGGCTGCCTCAGCCGCGATCGCCCACGCCTGCCCCTCGGGGTCGGCGGTGCTGCTCGGTGGAGCCCACCCGGACACCTGCACCAGCGGGGCGAACGCGATTCCGTGGCCGTCGATCGAGGCGACGGAGGGGACCTGCACGCGGGCGAACGGTCCGCGCAGCGGGTCCGGTGTCCGGGGACCGATGCCCGCAGGCGCGGACTGGACGAACACCGGGTCGGCCCGCAGGTGCGCGAGGACCGCACCGGCCAACCAGGGCAGCACCAAGGGCACGCCGGGATCACCGCCTCGGCCTGGTGCCGCGGTACCTGCCGTGGCGGCGAGCGGCGTCGGTCAATGTCGCCTGCGCCTCGCTGTCCGCGGTCCCGTATTCCTTGAACGCGCCGAGCGGGTCGGTGTCGACGACGCGGACGTGATCACCGTCGGCCACCACGCCGATGCCGTCGCGGAACGCACCGGTGAGCACGCGCGCGGTGTCGCGGGCTTCCTCCGCGATCGTCGAGGCGATGGTGACGCGGCCGTCGTAGGACGCGGTCAGAGCCTCACGGACGGACTGCTCCGGGTAGACGGTGACGCGGGCGCTCACGGTCACGGGGGCACCTCCTGCATGTCGGAGATCAGCACCAAGGCCGCAGCAAGGAAGCCGCCCCGGTCGCCGGGGGCGCTGTCCACCACGTAGCGCGTGCCGGTGGTGAGGTCGAGCACCGTGGCGCCAGCGACGAGCACACCGGACAACGCGCGCTCGAACAGCGCGCCGTGGTCGGTGACCCGCACAGCCGCGGTGGTGGTCGCGTTGCCGCTGACGGTCGTCGAGCGGCGCCAGATCGCGGCCCACCCGGTCGAGATGACCGGAGCCAGGTGTACCGGCTCACCGGTGACCGGATCAGGGATCGGCGACACCGGGCCCGGACGGCTCACGCGCACCTCGCGGTCCAGTCGTGGCCTGCCCATCGGGCACCCCCTCCCCGTCGATCAGGTGCGCCGTCCCTGCGGCCAGGGCGGCGACGACCCAGGGCGCCCACCGCGAGGCGTGGTGGACCCGCCCTGCGCCGTCGCGGACCCGCACGACTTCGTGTACCGGCTGTACCGGTGCGGTGGTGCGCTTCGTGGTCACCGCGGGTCTCCGATCGGCGGGTGCGCGCCGTTGTGGACCAGTTCGTAAACCCCCGCCTCGGGGATCATCGGCGTGAGGCTGCGGAGCTGGTCGAGCTGGTCGAGGCTGAACATGCCGCCGCCGCTGGCGCGCTCCTGCTCGTAGCTGTACTCGCCGCCGTACTGCTCGGCGGTCTTGCCGGGGGTCAGGCCCATGCGGACCAGCACTGCCCAGCAGACGACGCCACCGGCGACGCGGAGCACGTCCGGGTCGTCGGTGGTGACCAGGACCGGGGCAACGCGGCGGGCCTCGGCCAGCGCGTCGGCGAGCAGCGCGGCGACGCGGTCCTCGTCGCCAGGCAGCACGGTGCCGGTCGGCGCGCGGTCGCGCACATCCTGCACGGTCAGGGTCAGCATGGGGCCCTCCCCGTCAGTCCGTCACCGGCGTGGCGGTTGTCGTGCCTGCGGTCAGGTCGTGGGTGACGGTGACCCGCTGGCCGTCCGGTCGAACGCGCTGGTACGTC encodes:
- a CDS encoding phage tail tape measure protein, with amino-acid sequence MPGGALDILIRPDFGTWQRDLDTGLNQSASRVSGGMKTLGLAIVGGTALAAKGFTEAIQLGNEYTGALNEISAVSEATGFEMARVSEVANELGSDLTLPATSAADAASAMRELAKGGLDIDQAMTAARGTLQLAAAAQVEAAEAAGVQSDALNQFGLAADQASHVADVLANVANAASGEIMDVANALQYVGPVAQSVGVSIDEVASAIGVVATQGIRGEQAGTSLRGMLASLAAPSGPASKALGELGITAFDATGRFVGLRSITEQLSEAQQRMTQESFAAAAATAFGTEGMTVAASLAASGATAFDDMAEAVGRQGGAADVAAAKTAGLGGAMDALQSQLESAAIGIYDAVDEPLERVVRATATRLDQLGPAVASRLETTVAAGELYGPRLAAAIEARADVVGAAVSDVLGPLGTGALEPLNTSVNTGIELWNDFTGVLDTTVQAARPVAREVGELATASGEGTGVVGTLSTVVGVLGGAVEALSGVLVPVGKALSTVLGLFNDLPGPVQTGILALGAFRLAQGRLGDSTVLSGLRQFSGEMRTQQALAQSGGQEVGKLGAAMAAYRTSTVPAVESARAFTDQTAAIRAGAAATGEPIGRMSAAMGTLAERSPALAAVRGSFEQAAVGATRFGTAAGVAAASGTALRVGTGALVSALGGPVGLAIGGVALGLSLLSGRQEAAAERARQHSSAVDALAAALSESSGRITESVRAHQAQQLQSEKVAESGRTVADAARAAGISLSDLTEATLGNSDALDGVRGRLNSIIQEQTRWVTNSTGWKSGVVSETKSLTEQGKAAQDLLGEIDGLARQYQEADQKQRDLDQALREGRASMVDGTASGREFAAAMGVLADETGSADDKARALKNALDALSGGSVDLVAAQSRMHEQLARLSEKFGENVDRTKGWGGELLTAQGRLDTTQENARGLHSVLTDLRDATADTALKTYELARAQGEDVTTALAKAGAEVASARDGFYAAAEAMGIGRAEAEALANQYGLLPSQVVTLIDAQDVDKTTLELQLLKWQAEQVPDRRSITVETLSDQAVERLRAVGLEVNNVPGGKEIVLRGNDSDFNQKIAAATAPATKYVTVIYTSGKSMPNGPMAVNHDGNLLAPSVVAYADGGIHPLTPMRGGWAQFVDPNTWRVIGDRMTHREAYIPVNGSTRSTGILAETARLMGYDLIRRFASGGLATPAASAPVPASAAATGVPVITNNISVQRNQDAHVMAAVISSTAAWQARTRR
- a CDS encoding HK97 gp10 family phage protein, producing MTVSARVTVYPEQSVREALTASYDGRVTIASTIAEEARDTARVLTGAFRDGIGVVADGDHVRVVDTDPLGAFKEYGTADSEAQATLTDAARRHGRYRGTRPRR